Proteins found in one Zea mays cultivar B73 chromosome 1, Zm-B73-REFERENCE-NAM-5.0, whole genome shotgun sequence genomic segment:
- the LOC109943789 gene encoding uncharacterized protein produces the protein MSLRRWKPFFPAFAAIDTAIETATGARSRDKFRQLRSELVEMLCDAADDDADRVKGLCRLLDAAMAEALSTLHVVPVTTTMLTTTGVDKAVEGLLSHEAGKVRALAHGILIQWAEGGVLDTTVLAAPSTHRMHPQAQRPETAVLLAYTPKISDEKMPPVVSNAGGDRVRSGQTGDAKRKHPGYYREADADDEKRQRNVPEKVEDRPRKMEPDIKSRSSWRSRDTKSRSRASSWRYRDERR, from the coding sequence ATGTCGCTCCGCCGGTGGAAGCCCTTCTTCCCTGCGTTCGCGGCCATCGACACCGCCATAGAGACCGCCACCGGGGCCCGCTCCCGGGACAAGTTCCGGCAACTGAGGAGCGAGCTGGTGGAGATGCTCTGCGATGCCGCGGACGACGACGCCGATCGAGTCAAGGGGCTGTGCCGGCTGCTCGACGCGGCCATGGCCGAGGCGCTTTCGACGCTGCATGTGGTCCCGGTGACGACGACCATGCTGACCACCACCGGCGTGGACAAGGCCGTCGAAGGCCTGCTGAGCCACGAGGCCGGGAAGGTGCGCGCCCTCGCGCACGGCATCTTGATCCAGTGGGCGGAAGGCGGCGTGTTGGACACCACGGTGTTGGCCGCTCCATCCACTCACCGAATGCATCCGCAGGCGCAGAGGCCTGAGACAGCCGTTCTACTAGCTTATACCCCCAAGATCTCGGACGAGAAGATGCCTCCTGTCGTTTCCAATGCCGGCGGCGATCGCGTCAGGAGCGGGCAGACAGGAGATGCAAAGCGCAAGCACCCAGGCTACTACCGAGAAGCTGATGCTGATGACGAGAAGCGGCAGCGCAACGTCCCTGAGAAGGTCGAGGACAGGCCAAGGAAAATGGAGCCGGACATCAAGAGTAGGAGCAGCTGGAGATCCAGGGACACGAAGAGCAGGAGCCGAGCGAGCAGCTGGAGATACAGGGACGAGAGGCGCTAA